GCGACGATGCTCGTCATCCCGGCGCTGATCCGCCCCGAGTGGAAAGTCGAAATCGAAGCGGAGGCGATTCTAGAGAAATGACCATGACCGACCAGTTCCAGCTTACCGATGACCAGCTCGCCATCCAGGACATGGCGCGCAAATTCACCGCCGACCGCATCACGCCCTTCGCGGCCGAATGGGACGAAAAAAATCATTATCCCGTCGACGTATGGAAGGCGGCGGGCGAGCTGGGTTTCGGCGCGATTTATGTCGCCGAGGAATCGGGCGGCATCGGGCTTGGCCGGATGGAGGCGGCGCTGATCATGGAGGCGATGGCCTATGGCTGCCCCGCGACCAGCGCCTATATCTCGATCCACAATATGGCGACCTGGATGATCGACCGCTTCGGCGGCGCGGAGATCAAGGCGCGCTTCCTGCCCGAGCTTGTCAGCATGGAGAAGATCGCGAGCTATTGCCTCACCGAACCCGGCTCGGGGTCCGACGCCGCGGCGCTCAAGGCGTCGGCAAAACGCGACGGCGACCATTATGTGCTCAACGGCACCAAACAGTTCATCTCGGGCGCGGGCTACAACGACATCTATGTCTGCATGGTCCGTACGTCCGAAGAAAAGTCCAAGGGAATCAGCTGCCTCGTCGTCGAAAAGGACACGCCGGGCCTCAGCTTCGGCGCGCCCGAGAAAAAGCTCGGCTGGAACGCTTCCCCCACCGCGCAGGTGATCTTCGAGGATTGCCGCGTGCCGGTCGAAAATCTCGTCGGCGCCGAGGGCGACGGCTTCCGCTTCGCGATGGCGGGGCTCGACGGCGGCCGTCTCAATATCGGCGCCTGCTCGCTGGGCGGCGCGCAGCGCTGCCTCGACGAGGCAATCGCTTACACCAAGGACCGCCAGCAGTTCGGGCAGCCGATCGCCGATTTCCAGAACACCCAGTTCATGCTCGCCGACATGGCGACCGACCTCGAAGCCGCGCGCGCTCTGCTCTACATGGCCGCAGCAAAGGTCACCGCGAACGCCCCCGACAAGTCGCGCTTTTCGGCGATGGCGAAACGGCTCGCGACCGACAGCGGCAGCAAGATCGTCAACGACGCGCTGCAACTGTTCGGCGGCTACGGCTATCTGAAAGATTATCCGATCGAGCGTTTCTGGCGCGACCTGCGCGTCCATTCGATCCTCGAAGGCACCAACCAGGTGATGCGGATGATCGTCGGAAGGGACCTGCTGCGCCAATGACGGACGATGTTTTGATTTCGACCGACGTCCGCGTCGGGCACATTGCGCTCAACCGCCCCAAGGCGATCCACGCGCTCAACCTCGCCATGTGCGAAGCGATGATCGACGCGCTGCTGAAGTGGCAGGGCAACGCTGCGGTCGAGGCGGTGATCATCGATCATAGCGAAGGCCGCGGCTTCTGCGCTGGCGGCGACATCCGCATGCTTGCGGAGAGCGGCGCGAAGGACGGGAAGGAAGCACGCCTGTTCTTCCACACCGAATACCGCCTCAACCACCTGCTCTTCACTTACCCCAAGCCGGTCGTCGCCTTCATGGACGGCATCACCATGGGCGGCGGGGTCGGCATTTCGCAACCGGCGAAATATCGCGTCGCGACCGAACATACGCGCTTCGCGATGCCCGAGACGGGGATCGGTCTGTTCCCCGACGTCGGCGGCGGCTGGTACCTGCCGCGCCTCGAAGGCCGCGTCGGCGCCTATCTCGCGCTCACCGGCGCGCGGCTCGACGGGGCGGAGTGCTTGGCGCTCGGCCTCGCCACCCATTACCTCCCGTCCGAAAAGCTCGCCGAGGCGAAGGCGCGCATCGCGGTCGATCCGACCCGTATCGGCGGCATCCTGGGCGAATTGTCGGTTACCGCGCCGCCCGCCGCGATCACCCAGCATATCGAACGGATCAACCGCCTGTTCGCGAGCGACACCTATGAGGAGATCCTCGCCGCGCTCGAAGCCGACGGCGGCGAATGGGCCGAAAAGGAGCTCGCGACGCTGCGCACCAAAAGCCCGCAGACGTGCAAGGTCGCGCTCCGCCAGCTCAAGGAGGGCGGCGAGATGCACGACTTCGCCGAGCAGATGCGCCAGGAATATGCGATCGGCAGCCGCGTCGTTCAGATGCACGATTTCATCGAAGGCGTCCGCGCCCTGATTATCGACAAGGAC
This genomic interval from Sphingopyxis chilensis contains the following:
- a CDS encoding acyl-CoA dehydrogenase family protein translates to MTDQFQLTDDQLAIQDMARKFTADRITPFAAEWDEKNHYPVDVWKAAGELGFGAIYVAEESGGIGLGRMEAALIMEAMAYGCPATSAYISIHNMATWMIDRFGGAEIKARFLPELVSMEKIASYCLTEPGSGSDAAALKASAKRDGDHYVLNGTKQFISGAGYNDIYVCMVRTSEEKSKGISCLVVEKDTPGLSFGAPEKKLGWNASPTAQVIFEDCRVPVENLVGAEGDGFRFAMAGLDGGRLNIGACSLGGAQRCLDEAIAYTKDRQQFGQPIADFQNTQFMLADMATDLEAARALLYMAAAKVTANAPDKSRFSAMAKRLATDSGSKIVNDALQLFGGYGYLKDYPIERFWRDLRVHSILEGTNQVMRMIVGRDLLRQ
- a CDS encoding enoyl-CoA hydratase/isomerase family protein, translating into MTDDVLISTDVRVGHIALNRPKAIHALNLAMCEAMIDALLKWQGNAAVEAVIIDHSEGRGFCAGGDIRMLAESGAKDGKEARLFFHTEYRLNHLLFTYPKPVVAFMDGITMGGGVGISQPAKYRVATEHTRFAMPETGIGLFPDVGGGWYLPRLEGRVGAYLALTGARLDGAECLALGLATHYLPSEKLAEAKARIAVDPTRIGGILGELSVTAPPAAITQHIERINRLFASDTYEEILAALEADGGEWAEKELATLRTKSPQTCKVALRQLKEGGEMHDFAEQMRQEYAIGSRVVQMHDFIEGVRALIIDKDNSPKWDPAKPEAVTEDWIDAIFAPLPENEKWTPLT